The genomic segment AATCGAAATATTCATAGTATGCATGAATACTTGCCTGCCTACGTAAGGTCTCATTCTCCAATACGGCATTTCGTTCCTGCATAGAAAAGCTAATCATAGAAAAATTCCATTCAAATAAGTAAAGGAATGGATCCTTGTAGGGAAATTGTTGTGCATAAAATTATGTTCTCCCAAATCCGAATCCACTCAACAATATTGTGTAAGTGAGTCAAGCTACTCGTAAGTAGTTCCTGAGCATCTCGTTCAAAACTCGAGTAAATCATGTGCACCTCTATAAGCCACAAATGAGaacttcaattattttttcCAAAAAGAAACATTTGTATCCCAGCAACTGATCTGACGGTAATTAAAGTTCTTTCACACACCTGTATCTTAGATTGTGCTAGTTGCTGCATTAATATTTGCTCCTGGAATTATAGAACATACATCATCGGActcgaaataaaaaaaaacaaaaaaaaaacacatctCGATGGCAAAATATATCAAATTACTTTGTTTAATAATTCagtaaataaattttgaaaactCATCTGCTTTATGTTTCGCGGCAATGCATACATCAATGGACTAATGATATATTCAGAACACAGATGTGAAGTATAATGGGATATCTCAAATTAAAATTAGTTTTAGAATTCACTATATATGCCTACCTTCCTCTCCTTCACGCAAAGCAGCCCCTCGTTCAGTTGTTCCTCAAGTTCCCGCAGTTCTTGTAAGCTGGCACCTGTGAGGTCTTTACCCAACAATTGCCTTCACATAACGGCCAACACAGGATTTAGTTTTCCAAATATTTCTActggatgtttatttttataatttattaaaggAAATCATACAGTTGCTTTGATTTGAGCTTCAATATCTCCTCTTTGAGTACATCCACTTCCTTCTGTTCCTGCTTctggttaaaaaaaataagggAAAACATTTTGAACACTCCATTTTAAGTGTGCACTGCCATCCTTTTTTACTACATCACAATTATAGTACAACACTTCGTAGAAAAATATCATGTGTAACCTACAACCATGTCATAGGCTATTCATAAATCATTCAAAACCCCACAAAGATCTATCTCTTCTCCAAATTCATTAAACTAATCAACATCAGTTATAAAAAGCTTCAGACTTATAGTAGGTCCAATACAAAACTTCGAATTTTTGTTGGCTACGATAATCCGGCAGAAATTATATCTTGAAAGTATACTTTTCATACTTCAGAGTTATAGTAGCATACCTCTAGCTTGTACTCCAGTGCAGCAACCTGAGTAGAATCCAGGCACTTGTTATATCTTGAAAGTATACTTTTCATTCTGAAAACATATGCAACTCTTTAACACTTTATAATCAAGATACTTTCttcttcaaaagaaaatatcaaaatactttatatgtatacatacacacacataaCCAAATAcattaacaaaaataaaatatacaattaAAGGCTAAGTCATTGAAACATGGCACACGGGTTattgtaaaatttaaaatatttgaattccaCAATTATATAACTTCTAGTAAAACGAAAGTTGCTTGTTCCTACAATGTATATCAGGCCAAGATAATATGTCTGATTCTCATGAATTCAAAATCGATATGATTATTGGGAGCATTCTTTGGAAACAATAATTGAGCTATTAGAAAAACAACTGAAATTTTATGTTGGAAATACTAACATGAAGTACGTGTGATATACGCAAAAAgcaattattatataataaaaattaaaaaattagtttttctaaaaaaatattttgaatcattttgttatttatttgagtttaatatcttgtcatattagacaaataaattaattaagacatTATATAACTTACTTTTAAAATTGTTTCCCAGATTAAAATTCAAACTAttgattttatattatataataaattataatgaaCATAATATATAAAACGAAATGAACTAAAACAAattcgaaaaaaaaattatatatccaAACACAAAGTATAAAGCAGAATACCCTaaaaattaactaaattatggattttatcaatgcataaatcataatttaaataagTGGAACACATTAAGgacaaataattatcaatttaaaatacttgtgactaactcatcaaaacaatatcaaaactaatgaaatagtaatattgataataaaatataattcataatattcaatttaaataatatttaacatcCTACGAAATTTTCGGTAGGCTGTCAAGATTGAGGAAAGGCATAAACGGATCGGTGCTATGAAGGAGGAAATGACATCCTTGAGAAAGAATGAAACATGGATTATTGTGGACAAACCACCAGGCCAAAATTTACTTAGATTGCAAATGGATTTTTAAGAAAAAGGAAGGGATCCCCAGCATTGAAGCAGAGAGGGCTCGTAGCAAAAGCCTTCACTCAAAGAGAAGGGGTTTACTATCAAATTTCAATGAAATATTTTCCCCGGCGGTCAAACAAACGTCCATAAGAACCATATTAGCATTGGTAACTCAACAGGATATGGACTTGGACCAAATGGACGTTAAGATAGCCTTCTTGCATGGTGACCTTCATGAGAAGATTTATATGAAGCCACCAAGTGGCTTTGAACAAGGAACCCCAAATCAAGTCTGCCTGTTGAAGAAATCACTATATGGTCTCACACAGTCCCCGAGGTAATGGTACCTGCGCTTCGATTAGTTTATGGAAAAGATAAGTTTCATTAGATCAAAGTATGGCACTTGTGTATACTATAGGAATAGTAAAACAGGAAGTCAAGTTTGTCTGATgctatatgtggatgatatgtTGTTGGCAAGCAAAGACagacatgaaataaataaactcAGAGGACAGTTAAGTgcagaatttgaaatgaaagacATGGTTGCTTTAAGTAggattttgggatttagtttAGACGCAACAGGACAGAAGGAACGGTGTTCTTGTCACAAGAATCATATATATCCAAAGtgttgagtagatttcggatgACCAAGTCATTACCAGTAAATACTCCCCTTGCACAACACTTCAAACTTTCGGTTTCACAGGCTCCAAAAGACAATGGAGAGACAGAGTACATGACAGGGTTCCATACGCAAATACAATAGGAAGCATAATGTATTGTATGGTGTGCAGTAGACCAGATTTAGCCTATGCAATGAGTGTGACAAGCCGGTTTATGTTCAACCCAGGAAAGAAGCATTGACAAGTGTTGAAGTGGATACTAAGGTATATAAATGGAATTTGGAACACAGATATCAAATTCACAGCAAACTTAAGTGCATCAACAATGGTGAAAGGCTTTATGGATTCAGACAATGCTGGTTGTTTGTACATAAGGAAGTCATTATCGGGATATATATTTACAGCATTTGTGGAGCCATAAGTTGGAAAGCTAGTCTCCAAAAGGTAGTAGCTTTGTCATCAaccgaagaaataaaggaagGGATATGGATTCATGGTTTCATTGAGGACATGGGCGAAGTTCAGGAAGATATGGTAGTGCACTGCAATAATAAAAGTGGCATGCATATCCCTCATGAAAAATCCAATGTATCATCAGAGGTCAAAGGACATCGACCTTGGACTCCACTTCATAAGAGATGTCAAAGTGAAATGTGGGATTAAAATTGCGAAGGCGGCTACTGAAGACAACCCAGCTGATATGTTAACTAAAAGCCTACCAGTAACCAAGTTCACACATTGCCTAAACTTGGTTAAGGTGGTGAAAACTTAGTTGAGGGTCTTATTGCAGCCAACAGAAGAAAACAAAGGTTGAAGACATAACAGAACCAAGGTGGAGAAATGTCAAAGGTTGGCCCTGTTCATGGATACAAGGAGCACTGTAACTAAGAATTGGGGAAATCTAAAGGAGTTAGATTAAGTCTTGAATCACTTGGATAGATATTAGACAGAAAATAATTAGGAGGAtagcatatatatatcatgtatGACAAGTGACAGAAGGCTGAGACTAATTTTGTACTCTCTCATTCTTTCAAAAGTGATAGCGGGACTTTGTTTGGTTGGCTGCCGTGGATGTAGGTTCACATTGAACCGAACCACGTAAATCGGTCGTCTTCTATTTTTCTCAGATTGCATTTCATCTTTTGGAGTGCTCGTTGTGTGTGATTATTGATCTGTGAGTTTCTGCCATTTTGTCACACGCATTCAATTCAAAGTTTCTGAAATTACGTTGAGTGTTCTTGAGAGAGGTTGATCGAGTTCCGGGTAAATCTCACCACAATAATCAATAGTCGAGTTTTAGTGGAATCAGATGAACACAACCAATAAGTCGTGAAATTCCGATTACCACGTttgttgattaaaaaaaattaatagaaaTCAATGCAAAAAATTACATCTTTTGTCTAATTCTCACCGGTTCTTTTCCGTCTTAAAAAGAAACCAACACGAAAAGACAAGCCACCAAGTCCTATCCCATATACCATGAAAGATCAAGTTAAAGTCCAACATGATTCAGTTCGAGACGTCGTTGTAACAAAATCTTCCCTAactaaaaagaaaagaaagaacaaGCAATTTCCGCTCCAAAGCTAGATGCCGGGCCAAAATTGAATCAAACCGTAAGCGTGTGGCACAATAAACAGACGTACAAATCAATCTTTAAACTTCAAAACCTAAAGTACAAATAGATAACTTGATTTATATAAACTAAATTTACGCTGATCTTATtttcaattaaaaaatttacaatattttataatataatcattaaatttgataatatccCTCGTTCCcatattaaatgaaaaaaatcaACTCAAATCTATTGTTTTCGGAATTGAAGATCACCTCAACTAAAATCAAATCCAAGCAAGGCGAATCCAGAATCGAAGCAGACCATTTCAGAAGCAAAAAcgaaaatcaataaatcaaaacaataaAACACACATGCAACCAAACGAATAAATCCCACCAGGGAAAAAAAAGAACATGGAAAAGAAGTGAAAGACATGCATACTCGGAGCTAGAGAACTCAAAGAGCCTCCCAGTGCTGGAGAAAATGATA from the Primulina eburnea isolate SZY01 chromosome 3, ASM2296580v1, whole genome shotgun sequence genome contains:
- the LOC140826745 gene encoding agamous-like MADS-box protein AGL15 isoform X1, translated to MGRGKIEIKKIENANSRQVTFSKRRAGLLKKAHELAVLCDADVAVIIFSSTGRLFEFSSSEMKSILSRYNKCLDSTQVAALEYKLEKQEQKEVDVLKEEILKLKSKQLQLLGKDLTGASLQELRELEEQLNEGLLCVKERKEQILMQQLAQSKIQERNAVLENETLRRQVQEFQGFFSTTNLPSPHCVQYELMEKSNSTIKDGSRSPETTCDNGLADEDSDTTLQLGPPVGVIRKKRAVEGETHSSSS